From a single Deinococcus fonticola genomic region:
- a CDS encoding flavin reductase family protein has translation MTDATPTLADNYKALARTWAATVTVITMLDENDDLDGFTVTAFLTVSIDPPIILVSVQKSSLASDTLSRCKAFAVNLLAPDQGEIANTFARPQVQRKESWNSLSFKEGVAGAPLLQGTAGAFTATVRQVIEAGDHLLVLGDVKDIHVHESAETLMYHNRRYGKVAYHE, from the coding sequence ATGACCGACGCGACCCCCACCCTGGCCGACAACTACAAGGCCCTGGCCCGCACCTGGGCCGCCACCGTGACCGTCATCACCATGCTGGACGAGAACGACGACCTCGACGGCTTTACCGTCACCGCCTTCCTGACCGTCTCGATCGACCCGCCGATCATCCTGGTGTCGGTGCAGAAATCCAGCCTCGCCAGCGACACGCTGAGCAGGTGCAAGGCCTTCGCCGTGAACCTGCTGGCGCCCGACCAGGGCGAGATCGCCAACACCTTTGCCCGTCCGCAGGTACAGCGCAAAGAGTCCTGGAACAGCCTTTCCTTCAAGGAGGGCGTGGCGGGGGCGCCGCTCCTGCAAGGCACGGCGGGCGCCTTCACGGCCACGGTGCGCCAGGTCATCGAGGCCGGCGATCACCTGCTGGTGCTGGGCGACGTGAAAGACATCCACGTCCACGAAAGCGCCGAAACGCTGATGTACCACAACCGCAGATACGGCAAGGTCGCGTACCACGAGTAA
- a CDS encoding alpha-1,6-glucosidase domain-containing protein yields the protein MTITGKCCACATPAACSPAQRRRGAKSLTFLNAGPQQTPGVIVMKLGGAVNPSNPYRNIVVVLNGSGQHRDRAGPAAKR from the coding sequence GTGACCATTACCGGGAAATGCTGCGCGTGCGCTACTCCAGCAGCCTGTTCCCCTGCCCAGCGCCGCCGAGGTGCAAAAAGTCTGACCTTTCTGAACGCCGGCCCCCAGCAGACGCCGGGCGTAATCGTCATGAAACTCGGCGGCGCGGTGAACCCCAGCAACCCTTACCGGAACATTGTCGTGGTGCTGAATGGCAGTGGGCAACACCGTGACCGTGCCGGGCCAGCGGCCAAGAGATAG
- a CDS encoding AAA family ATPase, translated as MTLNWRELSSARRTHWPAARGALARPRVVDALNTTLLVVTAPAGYGKTTALAATLPGTGWPVAWLTLDADDADPQVLAAGLALAVAHLPGGHAPGRWLEQGASPVRVASRTADVLHAAQAWLVIDEAHYLTSPLLAPMLRELLDCGEGHVALLSRVALEAAGIVTTLSSADLSFTPEELAELFGAHGQHPTPAEVRMAHALTEGWPIAARYLVQATAQGRVNLRTLRDLDGGDVQLAALFTYLAQVLEQGAPSGTFLERGDWLRLRRTPDLRVDLWEAGATLQASPGSPERLPRLLTLPPDMAESDLPAAQAAARQYALALPQALAEEAELARTQGDPAASRAAAERALSLDPAHEPAARTLMRLHQKSGNAAAIQRVYGQLLDALHPLGLTPLPETALLYQTLKT; from the coding sequence ATGACCCTGAACTGGCGCGAACTGTCGTCGGCCCGCCGCACGCACTGGCCGGCGGCGCGCGGGGCGCTGGCCCGGCCACGCGTGGTGGACGCCCTGAACACGACCCTGCTGGTGGTGACTGCCCCGGCCGGCTACGGCAAAACGACGGCGCTGGCGGCCACCCTGCCCGGCACCGGCTGGCCGGTGGCCTGGCTGACGCTGGACGCTGACGACGCCGACCCACAGGTGCTGGCGGCGGGCCTGGCGCTGGCCGTGGCTCACCTGCCGGGGGGGCACGCGCCAGGCCGCTGGCTGGAACAGGGTGCGTCGCCGGTGCGGGTGGCTTCGCGTACGGCGGACGTGTTGCACGCGGCGCAGGCCTGGCTGGTGATCGACGAGGCGCATTACCTGACCTCTCCCCTGCTGGCCCCCATGCTGCGCGAACTGCTCGACTGCGGCGAGGGGCACGTGGCCCTGCTGTCGCGGGTGGCGCTGGAAGCCGCCGGGATCGTCACTACCCTCAGCAGCGCCGACCTGAGTTTCACGCCGGAAGAACTGGCGGAGCTGTTCGGCGCCCACGGGCAGCACCCCACCCCGGCCGAGGTCCGGATGGCGCACGCCCTGACGGAAGGCTGGCCCATCGCGGCGCGTTACCTGGTACAGGCTACCGCGCAGGGCCGCGTGAACCTGCGTACACTGCGCGACCTGGACGGCGGAGACGTGCAACTGGCGGCGCTCTTTACGTACCTGGCGCAGGTGCTGGAGCAGGGCGCCCCCAGCGGCACCTTCCTGGAACGCGGCGATTGGCTCAGACTGCGCCGCACGCCCGACCTGCGGGTCGACCTGTGGGAGGCAGGGGCCACCCTGCAGGCGTCGCCCGGCTCGCCCGAGCGGCTGCCCAGGCTGCTGACCCTGCCGCCGGACATGGCGGAATCCGACCTGCCAGCGGCGCAGGCGGCGGCGCGGCAGTACGCCCTGGCCCTGCCGCAGGCGCTGGCCGAGGAAGCCGAACTGGCCCGCACGCAGGGCGACCCGGCGGCCAGCCGCGCCGCCGCTGAACGTGCCCTGAGCCTCGACCCGGCGCACGAACCCGCTGCCCGCACACTGATGCGGCTGCACCAGAAATCCGGGAATGCCGCCGCCATTCAGCGCGTGTACGGGCAACTGCTGGACGCCCTGCACCCCCTGGGATTGACGCCCCTGCCAGAAACGGCATTGCTGTACCAGACCCTGAAAACCTGA